TGGAACAAGGAACTTACTAATTCTTTTAAAAGAACTCAAACAAGTTTATCTAAATCAAACCCATACTTAGAAGAATTACAATCACTTAAAAATCTTAATCCAAAACAATATATCCCAAATTATCCACTTAAAAATACTCTAAATAGCCTTAATAAGTTGTTACCATCATCAAATTATTCTTTTGCAACAGAATACGTTAGGCCAATGCAATTTTCTAAAAGCTCTTTAAGTTTATATAAAGCTAACGAAATAACTTCTTCAATCACCAAATGGGAATCAATATATAAAAATTCATTTAAAAGAACCAACTTAGCCTCTACTATCCCTAAAGATATATTTCAAACTACTTCAGTAGAAGAAATACAGTCTTTAGCAAATAATTTTCGTAATCAAGACTTTAGATTTCCTAACATGATTTCAGAAATACTTGATAAAACTGAGTCTTTATCCCAAGCTACCGACACCAATATTGATCAAGAAATAGAAAATTTTTATACAAAAGAAACAGATCATAATGATCAGACTGACATAGAAGAAGACATATTTCCGAGCTATTATTCTTTGGGTTTTGTAAAAGCTTTATTTTCTTTTTATAAATCTAATAAGGATACTCAATTTACGGCTAAAATATCTATAAAAGGGGAAATATTTACTTTTGCTGATTTTATACACTCTTACCCAAACATAATTCAAAATATTATGTACATTTGTTTATTAATGAACGATTTCATATTGGAACCCATGGAAAATGTTATGACCCTCATTAGTTTTATTAACTGGCTGTTAAGCATTTTCAATTAAGTCTTCTTGTCATCCTTTTTATAAAGATACAGCAGTAAAAGCCAGCATATTAGCATTGTTAGCAATATCAATACAGCAATAAATATTACAAAAATACTCATAAAAATATAATACTCACTAATTGCTATTTTTGAAGAAATGACTACTAGTCCACCACTTATCATATATATTATTGGCAGGATTATTTTTAGCTGTTGCTTAAATACAAGTTTCATAATTGTTATCCAATCAACTAAAAAGTTATTATTTTTCATTAGCCATGCATTACCTTCAACTCTCTGCCACACCATGGACAATATTTAACTTTGAATTCTAATTTCTGTTTAGCTTCATAATCCCAAACATTAAGAATGCCTAGCTCTTCATCTAGATAAAAATCACCTTTTCTACCTGAGATATCTTCTAAATCAAGTGCAGCCTGACAAAATGCACATCTATTATCTGTCATGCGGCACCTCCATTAGTGTCACACTCAAATTGACTGGTTGCATACCTTGGCAAACATAGTTAGCCGTTGTTTTATCAATTCGGCTACAAATTACCAATCCTTTGCTTAAATTGATTACATCAACAGCATAAGGCAAATTATGCTTGTTTTTATAGTTATATATAACGAAATAATCACCGCTATCATCTTTGAATGCTTCAAATTTTCTATTTTGCATTTAAGCACCTCCATTAAAATGGCAGATCATCATCCGAAATGTCAATTGTGTCACCCTTGCCGACAAATGGATCTGTCTCATTTTGATTGCTGTTATAGCCGTTATTGTTTTGTTGATAGCCACCTTGTTGTCTTTGATTGCTATCCTTTGGATCAAGTAGTGCAATCTGGTCTGCTACGATTTCAGTAACGTAAACTCGCTGGCCATTCTTATCGTCATAATTTCTAGTTTGAATGCGACCATCTACACCAATCATTGAACCTTTGTGGCAATATTGATTAATTATCTCCGCCGTTTTTTTCCAAGCAACACACTGGATAAAGTCAGCGTCACGTGAGCCATCTTTATTTTTAAAAGTTCGTTCAACCGCTAAAGTAAACGACAATACCGACAAACCTCTTTGTGTCGTTCTTAGTTCTGGGTCACGTGTTAGCCGTCCTACTAATACAGTTCTATTAATCAATAGAAGCCTCCCCTTTCTTTGGCATCTTTTGCTGTCTCAAATTGATATTCAAAGCCGCCTTCTTTAACAGCTTCTTCTAACGCTGCCAAGCGACATTTTCGTTTAACTTGCTTTGCTGACAATGTGGCAGGCAACTTAATTACCTTAGATTGATAGTCAAAACAGGTATCAGTTGCCCACCAAATAACATATTCTTTCATTCGCTTTTTATTCTTTACCATTTACTACATCTCCATCAAAGTGTCACTTACCTTAACTGGTACAGCACCCGCATCAAGCAAATCTTGTCTTGCTGTGTCAACACCAATGTACATGCCCGCTATTGCATGTTTGCTAAGATTGAAAGTGACGGCATCATAGTACTCGCCTTCGTTTTCAACTATCTCGTAGTAATCGCCGTCCTTACCCTTATAAGCTTCAATTTTCTTATTCTGCATTTTTATTCATTCCACTTTTTTCTTCTAAATTCTTGAAAAAGTCCTTTAACTTATCCGAATTAACCTCAGTTGTGGGCTTAGCCTTTTTATTACTCCAGTCAGTGCCATGTTCAATACGCTTAACTGGCCCCCAGCTCTTTCCGCTTGGCTTATCAGTATCTAATTCATCATCAAATCTGCCATTAAACCAAGTACTGCCATTCATTGGGTGATACCAATCAGAATTAAGTTTGACGTACTTTAAGTAATCAACTAGTTTATTTGCCAGATATTTGTAGGTATTAGCCTTCGATTTCTTTCGCCAAGACTTGTAGTGATTAAAAGCTTGCTGTTTTCCTTTTTTATTTGGATAGTGATCCCATAATTTTTCAAATTCACCTTTAACCTGCTGATTAAACTCTTGAGTTTTATTTTTTATGGATTCATCTTTCACATTGTGCATAACCTGCTTGTCAGGTTTGCACTGTATGTTTTTATTAGTTACTTCTTGATAATAGTTATTATTAATATTAGTTAGTGACCCATTTACCGTCCGACGGGTTTCTCCGTCGACGGTTGTTTGGCACTTTTTTGCTTGATTTTGTTCCATTTGACCGTCAACGGTTAAATGGGGTTGACGGTTGGGCTCATCTGTTAAAATCCACTCTTTTCCGCCAAACACTCCTTTATCAGTATGCTTATTATTTCTTTCAAGATAGCCAAATCTTTCTAGTTCAAGTAAACCACCTTGCAATGATTTTTTACCATCAGTAGCATGCCTTACTAGTTCGCTGACATAAAACTGCCAGTTATCAGCTTGACCCCAAAGATAAGCGAAAATTCCACGTGCTTTCCAACTCAACCTATCATCTGATATCAATCGTTGACTGATATTCACATAGTTATCTTTTTTACGTTTTAACAATTTAACCATGCTATGCACCACCCTTACTGTTTTCCAACCACTTCTTATAAAGTTGCTGCTTATAAATTTGGGCATAAGCTTGTTTACTTTCGCCACCTAAGCCATGTAAGGTAGCCTTAC
This DNA window, taken from Lactobacillus sp. ESL0684, encodes the following:
- the ssb gene encoding single-stranded DNA-binding protein — translated: MINRTVLVGRLTRDPELRTTQRGLSVLSFTLAVERTFKNKDGSRDADFIQCVAWKKTAEIINQYCHKGSMIGVDGRIQTRNYDDKNGQRVYVTEIVADQIALLDPKDSNQRQQGGYQQNNNGYNSNQNETDPFVGKGDTIDISDDDLPF